In Daphnia pulicaria isolate SC F1-1A chromosome 9, SC_F0-13Bv2, whole genome shotgun sequence, a single genomic region encodes these proteins:
- the LOC124312890 gene encoding nose resistant to fluoxetine protein 6-like isoform X2, translating to MECLACGCFSGLHGGQSQQFINPALIISPESERSFEKWRNVINQQLQETGATFDLTSTVHNIFAALKSSSFPTAVAKNISQQCLQDSQFYVHNLYANQSLWSLQMQESSAKLPPGLFGTNNIHADGLFDECLAVRAPGFDGQYCIVAFKPTAVDPSEILPPGSFSDNHEEQRGNLITIFQLLGLLGPDRVDPKVSVADANTYILPSTTFCLPSSCSAADLGQAVAELIGSYVIANYSLVIVTDEQYCFKESNKPPTFDGATITVIVVLSLVGLLVVMATVHEGWRMYRGTDFDAKQDGKLLSALHCFSVLNNGRKILSMKVTASSDNFGCIHGIRFFSTCWVVLGHTFSIAAGKIMNTKMITEDFRSLGMQTIGNATVSVDTFFLMSGLLVSFLLLRELDRNKGKFNVGLYYLHRYLRLTIVYAFILGFIATLIVYVGIGPYWYDVNKFSNACRNAWWRQFLYINNLFPLDPEYGCMGQTWYLAVDMQLFFASPLFIYPLWRWRKWGLAWLAAVGLTCQAVIFYVYARDDLHPTVWTTRLDGSATSVDYFDHYYVKPWTRAPPYFVGILAGWFLHVTKQSQSRLAKPLVVLGWTLSAAVGLAIVYGLTPYVDPSKVPEISTLLKMTYGPMHRTAWAFVIAWIIFACSRGYGGFVNRLLSWKGFLPLGRMTYCVYLIHYDFLVVYYSAMRKRFYYTLFEQFTVCFGLLVVTFGLAFLVSVTLEASFLNLEKLVFSSKSKSQPREEMTAPPADEKLNAERKKIDA from the exons ATGGAGTGCCTGGCCTGTGGATGCTTTTCCGGGCTTCACG GAGGCCAGTCTCAGCAATTCATAAATCCGGCGTTAATCATTTCACCGGAGAGTGAACGATCCTTTGAAAAATGGAGGAACGTAATCAATCAGCAACTTCAGGAAACCGGGGCCACTTTTGATTTAACGTCAACAGTTCACAACATTTTCGCCGCACTGAAATCTTCTTCATTCCCAACGGCGGTGGCTAAAAACATCAGCCAACAATGTTTACAAGACAGCCAGTTCTACGTTCATAACCTCTACGCCAACCAGAGTCTCTGGTCCTTACAAA TGCAAGAGTCTTCAGCCAAACTTCCGCCGGGATTGTTTGGAACCAACAATATTCACGCGGATGGACTTTTCGACGAATGTCTGGCCGTTCGGGCACCTGGTTTTGATGGACAATATTGCATCGTCGCTTTTAAACCGACGGCCGTTGATCCGTCCGAAATTCTACCTCCGGGATCATTCAGCGATAACCACGAGGAGCAACGGGGCAACCTGATCACCATTTTTCAGCTTTTGGGATTATTGGGGCCGGATCGGGTCGACCCAAAAGTGTCCGTCGCGGATGCCAACACTTACATTTTACCCAGCACCACATTCTGCCTGCCGTCATCTTGCAGTGCGGCTGATCTCGGTCAAGCGGTCGCCGAGCTCATTGGCAGTTACGTCATCGCCAATTATTCTTTAGTCATCGTGACTGACGAGCAATATTGTTTCAAAGAAAGCAATAAACCACCGACATTTGATGGAGCCACCATCACCGTCat TGTCGTACTGAGTCTTGTCGGTCTTCTTGTTGTAATGGCGACGGTTCACGAAGGCTGGCGAATGTACCGCGGAACTGATTTCGATGCCAAGCAGGACGGGAAACTCCTAAGCGCATTACATTGCTTTTCGGTCTTAAACAACGGCCGTAAAATCCTGTCGATGAAAGTGACAGCTTCGAGCGACAATTTCGGATGCATTCATGGCATCCGCTTCTTCTCAACTTGTTGGGTCGTCTTGGGTCACACTTTTTCGATTGCTGCAGGCAAGATCATGAATACGAAAATGATAACCGAG gaTTTCAGAAGTTTGGGCATGCAAACCATTGGCAACGCCACCGTTTCGGTCGACACATTTTTCCTGATGAGCGGCTTACTTGTCTCGTTCCTCTTGCTCCGGGAGTTGGACCGTAACAAAGGCAAATTCAACGTCGGCCTTTACTATTTGCATCGCTATCTGAGACTGACGATCGTGTACGCCTTCATCCTCGGTTTCATCGCCACTCTGATTGTTTACGTCGGTATCGGTCCTTACTGGTACGATGTCAACAAGTTTTCAAACGCTTGTCGCAATGCCTGGTGGCGACAGTTTCTCTACA ttaataatttgtttcCTCTGGATCCTGAGTATGGG TGCATGGGTCAAACGTGGTACCTGGCGGTGGACATGCAACTCTTTTTCGCCTCTCCTCTCTTCATTTATCCGCTGTGGCGATGGAGGAAGTGGGGACTCGCCTGGTTGGCCGCTGTTGGACTCACTTGCCAAGCTGTCATCTTTTACGTTTACGCTAGAGACGATTTGCATCCTACTGTTTGGACCACTCGCCT tGATGGTTCGGCCACTTCTGTCGATTATTTCGATCACTATTACGTCAAACCATGGACAAGAGCACCACCTTATTTTGTGGGCATCTTGGCAGGATGGTTCTTGCACGTAACCAAACAGTCCCAGAGTCGATTGGCCAAG CCTTTGGTGGTTTTGGGATGGACATTGTCCGCGGCGGTCGGTTTGGCGATCGTCTACGGTTTGACGCCGTATGTTGACCCGTCTAAAGTGCCAGAGATCAGCACACTGCTCAAAATGACTTACGGTCCTATGCACAGAACGGCCTGGGCTTTTGTTATAGCCTGGATCATCTTCGCCTGTTCTCGAGGCTATGGAG GTTTCGTGAATCGGCTGCTGTCATGGAAAGGATTCTTACCACTCGGCCGTATGACATATTGCGTCTACCTGATCCACTACGACTTCCTTGTGGTCTACTACTCTGCCATGCGGAAACGGTTTTACTACACGCTGTTTGAGCAGTTCACAGTTTGTTTCGGCCTCCTCGTCGTGACTTTTGGATTGGCGTTTCTGGTATCCGTCACGCTAGAAGCATCTTTCCTCAACTTGGAGAAACTTGTCTTCTCTTCCAAATCCAAAA GTCAACCTCGTGAAGAAATGACCGCTCCTCCCGCTGACGAGAAACTAAATGCTGAGCGTAAAAAAATCGATGCGTGA
- the LOC124312890 gene encoding nose resistant to fluoxetine protein 6-like isoform X1 produces MGSMLWKIIFLLLWVGGQSQQFINPALIISPESERSFEKWRNVINQQLQETGATFDLTSTVHNIFAALKSSSFPTAVAKNISQQCLQDSQFYVHNLYANQSLWSLQMQESSAKLPPGLFGTNNIHADGLFDECLAVRAPGFDGQYCIVAFKPTAVDPSEILPPGSFSDNHEEQRGNLITIFQLLGLLGPDRVDPKVSVADANTYILPSTTFCLPSSCSAADLGQAVAELIGSYVIANYSLVIVTDEQYCFKESNKPPTFDGATITVIVVLSLVGLLVVMATVHEGWRMYRGTDFDAKQDGKLLSALHCFSVLNNGRKILSMKVTASSDNFGCIHGIRFFSTCWVVLGHTFSIAAGKIMNTKMITEDFRSLGMQTIGNATVSVDTFFLMSGLLVSFLLLRELDRNKGKFNVGLYYLHRYLRLTIVYAFILGFIATLIVYVGIGPYWYDVNKFSNACRNAWWRQFLYINNLFPLDPEYGCMGQTWYLAVDMQLFFASPLFIYPLWRWRKWGLAWLAAVGLTCQAVIFYVYARDDLHPTVWTTRLDGSATSVDYFDHYYVKPWTRAPPYFVGILAGWFLHVTKQSQSRLAKPLVVLGWTLSAAVGLAIVYGLTPYVDPSKVPEISTLLKMTYGPMHRTAWAFVIAWIIFACSRGYGGFVNRLLSWKGFLPLGRMTYCVYLIHYDFLVVYYSAMRKRFYYTLFEQFTVCFGLLVVTFGLAFLVSVTLEASFLNLEKLVFSSKSKSQPREEMTAPPADEKLNAERKKIDA; encoded by the exons ATGGGTTCCATGCTGTGGAAGATAATCTTTCTTCTACTCTGGGTAGGAGGCCAGTCTCAGCAATTCATAAATCCGGCGTTAATCATTTCACCGGAGAGTGAACGATCCTTTGAAAAATGGAGGAACGTAATCAATCAGCAACTTCAGGAAACCGGGGCCACTTTTGATTTAACGTCAACAGTTCACAACATTTTCGCCGCACTGAAATCTTCTTCATTCCCAACGGCGGTGGCTAAAAACATCAGCCAACAATGTTTACAAGACAGCCAGTTCTACGTTCATAACCTCTACGCCAACCAGAGTCTCTGGTCCTTACAAA TGCAAGAGTCTTCAGCCAAACTTCCGCCGGGATTGTTTGGAACCAACAATATTCACGCGGATGGACTTTTCGACGAATGTCTGGCCGTTCGGGCACCTGGTTTTGATGGACAATATTGCATCGTCGCTTTTAAACCGACGGCCGTTGATCCGTCCGAAATTCTACCTCCGGGATCATTCAGCGATAACCACGAGGAGCAACGGGGCAACCTGATCACCATTTTTCAGCTTTTGGGATTATTGGGGCCGGATCGGGTCGACCCAAAAGTGTCCGTCGCGGATGCCAACACTTACATTTTACCCAGCACCACATTCTGCCTGCCGTCATCTTGCAGTGCGGCTGATCTCGGTCAAGCGGTCGCCGAGCTCATTGGCAGTTACGTCATCGCCAATTATTCTTTAGTCATCGTGACTGACGAGCAATATTGTTTCAAAGAAAGCAATAAACCACCGACATTTGATGGAGCCACCATCACCGTCat TGTCGTACTGAGTCTTGTCGGTCTTCTTGTTGTAATGGCGACGGTTCACGAAGGCTGGCGAATGTACCGCGGAACTGATTTCGATGCCAAGCAGGACGGGAAACTCCTAAGCGCATTACATTGCTTTTCGGTCTTAAACAACGGCCGTAAAATCCTGTCGATGAAAGTGACAGCTTCGAGCGACAATTTCGGATGCATTCATGGCATCCGCTTCTTCTCAACTTGTTGGGTCGTCTTGGGTCACACTTTTTCGATTGCTGCAGGCAAGATCATGAATACGAAAATGATAACCGAG gaTTTCAGAAGTTTGGGCATGCAAACCATTGGCAACGCCACCGTTTCGGTCGACACATTTTTCCTGATGAGCGGCTTACTTGTCTCGTTCCTCTTGCTCCGGGAGTTGGACCGTAACAAAGGCAAATTCAACGTCGGCCTTTACTATTTGCATCGCTATCTGAGACTGACGATCGTGTACGCCTTCATCCTCGGTTTCATCGCCACTCTGATTGTTTACGTCGGTATCGGTCCTTACTGGTACGATGTCAACAAGTTTTCAAACGCTTGTCGCAATGCCTGGTGGCGACAGTTTCTCTACA ttaataatttgtttcCTCTGGATCCTGAGTATGGG TGCATGGGTCAAACGTGGTACCTGGCGGTGGACATGCAACTCTTTTTCGCCTCTCCTCTCTTCATTTATCCGCTGTGGCGATGGAGGAAGTGGGGACTCGCCTGGTTGGCCGCTGTTGGACTCACTTGCCAAGCTGTCATCTTTTACGTTTACGCTAGAGACGATTTGCATCCTACTGTTTGGACCACTCGCCT tGATGGTTCGGCCACTTCTGTCGATTATTTCGATCACTATTACGTCAAACCATGGACAAGAGCACCACCTTATTTTGTGGGCATCTTGGCAGGATGGTTCTTGCACGTAACCAAACAGTCCCAGAGTCGATTGGCCAAG CCTTTGGTGGTTTTGGGATGGACATTGTCCGCGGCGGTCGGTTTGGCGATCGTCTACGGTTTGACGCCGTATGTTGACCCGTCTAAAGTGCCAGAGATCAGCACACTGCTCAAAATGACTTACGGTCCTATGCACAGAACGGCCTGGGCTTTTGTTATAGCCTGGATCATCTTCGCCTGTTCTCGAGGCTATGGAG GTTTCGTGAATCGGCTGCTGTCATGGAAAGGATTCTTACCACTCGGCCGTATGACATATTGCGTCTACCTGATCCACTACGACTTCCTTGTGGTCTACTACTCTGCCATGCGGAAACGGTTTTACTACACGCTGTTTGAGCAGTTCACAGTTTGTTTCGGCCTCCTCGTCGTGACTTTTGGATTGGCGTTTCTGGTATCCGTCACGCTAGAAGCATCTTTCCTCAACTTGGAGAAACTTGTCTTCTCTTCCAAATCCAAAA GTCAACCTCGTGAAGAAATGACCGCTCCTCCCGCTGACGAGAAACTAAATGCTGAGCGTAAAAAAATCGATGCGTGA